The sequence GCTCTAAGACTGGCTTCAAGATATGAGACGACTTCACTTAAAGGACCACGATAGGGGACAAGGCTTTCTATTCCCTCTATGTGTTTGAGATAGTTTGGGCTAGTGTTTATTTTTTGGCTGTGTTTTTCTTTTTCGGCAAGAGATGTTGAGGCATTGTATGTTTTGTATTTTTTGTTATCTTTTATAACTATTTGTCCTTCGGACTCGTCGCATCCAGCAAACTGGCTGCCGATTATAACTGCTGAGGCTCCAGTAGCCAATCCTTTTACAATATCTCCTGGATTTTTTGTGCCGCCGTCGCAAAGTATGGTTTTTTTGAATTTTTTGGCTGCTTTTGAGGCTTCAAGAAGAGCGGTAATTTGGGGAACTCCCACTCCTGTAGTAATTCTTGTAGTGCAGATGGTTCCTGGTCCAACGCCAACTCTAACTGAGTCTGCTCCGGCTTTAAACAAATCAGCGGTAGCTTTATAAGTAGCAACTACACCTGATACTATATCAACTTTTTTACCATAAAGCCTCTTTAGGGTTCTTGTGGTTTCTATTGCTTTTTGCATTGCTCCATGGGCAACATCGATAGTAATAATATCCGCTCCGGCTTCAACCAAAGCTTTAGCTCTTTCTAGTTCCCCTTCCTTAATTCCAACAGCGGCACCAACTTTAACACCCGCGTTTTTTACTTGTTTTACCATATTGGCTTCTTCTTCAATTGTTGTAAAGCGAGGTAAGAATCCAATTCCTCCAAGCTTGCCTAAAGCAACAGCCATTTTGACTCCTGTAACATCAGTCATATTGACACTGATTAGAGGAAGATTGAGAGTAACTCTTGGGGTAATTTTGACAGTTAGGTTGACTTCTTGCCTGCTGTTAATTTTTGAATGTTGAGGAACTAGAAGGACATCATCATATGACAGTCCAATTGGTATTTCCTCTTTATTTCTAAAAAAATTTAACACAAGTTTTAATTTAGAGTTTTGTTCTTTTATTGTCAACTCTAGAAAAAGTTTGGTAAAGAGTGATAAAATACAAGTTTAAGAACATCTTTTGACCGCTTAGCTCAGTTGGTTAGAGCGCATCGTTCACATCGATGAGGTCGTAGGTTCGAGTCCTACAGCGGTCACTATTTTATATGAATAAAAAAAGCCGCATTTTTTGGTTTGTTTACATCTTTTTTATTTTGTTTTTTTCTTTTAGTGTTTTTAAAAACGTCTTCTTTCAATTCTCTTTGACTAAACAGATTAACTCTTTTCTTTTTATTTCAAATTTATTACAGAGACTTAGCGGGTCTGTTGCTCTTTTTCTTCTCTTTGTGCAAATAATATTTGGTGCTTATAGACCTAAACTTTCAAAATTGCTTGGCAATTGGGTGATGAATTTCCATATTTGGCAGGGAAGGGTAATTTATGTTTTGGTTTTGATTCACACATTTTCTTTACTTTTGTTTAATTTTATTTCAAAAAAGGGTTTTGACCCATTTTATGTTTTTGTTGATTTTTGTGTTTTATGTCAGACAAGAAAGGAATTGTTTTATTCTTTTGGCAGATTTGGTTTTTGGTTGTTGAATTTAGCAATTCTTTCGGCTTTGGTGAGGAAAGATAATTGGTGGAGGCAAAACTGGCGATATTTCCACATCTTAAACTATTTTCTTTTTTTCTTAATTTCTCTTCACGCTTTCTTTATCGGTTCTGATTTTTCTTTGAGAGTTGGATATTTAGGAAAGTTGAATCTATTTTTTTCTATATTTGTTATTTCAGTCATTTTGGTTAGATTTTTTAATTGGTTTTTAAAGAATTTTAAACTGTCGTAGTACTATAAATCTTCTAGATTAGAAAATGTTTAGAGGTGCAGTTCTTTGAAGTAATTTTAATACCTCAATTATCAGGGAATGCAGGTATAGTTGGGAAAACAATCAGGTTCACATTCTGTTTCAGGGTAACATTCTGGTCGACAAGATGGATTGCAGTTGGGATAACACAGAGGTGGCCAGCAATCTTCGTCTTCTGTTTCGCAACGTGGTGGCCAGCATCCGGGGCCACAATGGGGTTTACAATCATGCTCTTTTGTATTTCTTGTTGTTACTAATTCTATTGTAGGTATTTGCTTTTGTTCTACCATCTTAAACTGTAAATAAATTTTAACTCTAGTTTGGTAAAAGTTCAACTTTCTATAGGAAAATATTCTGGTTCTCCTTTTTCGTTTTCTTTCCAAAGCCCTTTTCCCCATTCTCCTGTATATGGATTGTAAGTACATCTTGAGTAGGGGGCTAGGTAATTTCCAGAATTTCCAACAGATACCGGTCGGCAATCATTGCAGGCATAACGATATTCGCAATCTCTACATACAGGTATTTTATCTTTAGTTATTCTCCACACCTCTTGGGTTTCTTCTGATTCAGCAATTTCTTTTAGTGATTTTTCTTTAATATTTCCTAAAGCTCTTCTTCTATAGAAAACACAGGGTATTACTTTACCATCGGGACAAATTGATAGTTTTCCAGCAAGGCAATTGTGCCAATACATATTTCTACGAAAAGATTTTTCGCTAGTTGAAAAATCTGGTCTCATAAAAAGAGATATTTGTTTCCTTAGTTCCATGCTGGGAATTAGTCCAGAATTTTCTGAAGTATTGTCTGGTCTTATAATGTCTGGCATTCTTGTTAACATTCCTTCTTTTTTAAGCCATCTTATTAATTCTGATAATGTGTCTTCATTTTGTTTCATAGCTATTACAGCTATTCTTACTGGCACTTTGTTTCTTCTAAGAATTTCTATAGCTTTCATTGTTTTTTCAAAACTTCCTTTTTTTTGAGTTATTGATTCATGAGTTTTAGGGTCGAGAGAATATAGGGAAAGGGCGACAGAAACTTTGAGATCTCTTAATATTTGAATCTTTTTTTCATCTAGTAATGTGGCGTTGGTAAAGTATTCTATTTTTTCAATTCCTACTTTTCTCATTAGTTCAAGTAGATCGTATGAATTATTACCTTCTTCTCTGTATAGATCTGGTTCTCCACCTATGATAGTAGCTGCTTTTATGCTATTTTCCCCTAATTGCATGATGATATTTCCCCAATCTTTGAAGGTTAGGCGATCTTCATTTCTAATAGTTGCAGGTCCGAATTTGCCGTAGCAATGAATACATCTTAAGTTGCATTTTTCTGTGAGTTCTAACCATACAAATGACAATTTAACTTCTGGTGGTATTTTTTCTTGCTCTTCTAGAGATTCTTTTGTTTTGACTGCTAAACCTAAATTAAATAGAGTTTCCCAGAAATCTTCGTTATAACTTCTTTTTGTAATTACTTCTATAGCAAGTGGATTTATAGAGTATACATTACCTTTTTCAAGGTCGTATAAAGCTCCTCGTAAAGCTCCCTCGACTAGTTTTACACTTGGGCGTAGATGCCAACTTGGAGATTCTGAACTTATTTCTTTAGACATTTTAATAGGACAGATTATAATAGTATTATACCTTATTTTTGGTTATTTTTCTATTTTTAATGTCTTTAATTATTTAATTATCATCAAAATTAATTTCTTTTATTATGGGTAATTTGCCTTTGATTTTATATTCTTTCCAAGAATAATCTCCGTTTTTTAGGAATTGGCCCACCAGGAGTGTTGATTCGCTGGAGAGTGGCAATATTCCTATTTTGTATTTTCCTGATTTTGGGTTTAGATAAGCTGCTACATTATTTTTGTCTTTTTTGATTTTGCCTTTTGTATCAATTGTCAAAAATGTGGCAGGGTGGGCAATTATTACTAATGCAGAGTTTGGTTCTTCATTTGCTGTTGAAGTTAATCCTGTAGTATTAGCTTCTCCTTTTAGAAAATTTATAATTGTTTGGATTCCTTCTTGGGAGTAGACCAATCCACCGTGGTTTTGATTTATTTCAAAGTTTTGTGCCCCATCAACTTTAGCGCTTTTTGAAAGTACAGTCCCATCTCCCTGATACGTGGTTTCTTTTCCTGCTGGTTTTCCTTCTTCCCAAATTCCCTCCTTTTTCTCTTTTTTGTTTGGTTCTTTGACTTTAATATTTTCTAATGTTTCAAACCCATTGCCTGAAAGAGTGGCAATTATAGTGTTGGTTTGGGAAGGAAAATTGCTTTCAAGAAGCCATTTGTTTGTATCTACTCCTTTTAGTTGTCCGTTTCTGTCTCTTAAGAAAGTGTATGTAGGGAGTAAATCCTGAAAAGAAGGTGCGATGCTTCTTAAAGTTTCCATGTCATTTTTATGATTTATCCCACAGCGTTTAATCAAGAGTGTGGCAGCAATTTTTGTTACCAAACTGTTATTCCAAATTTGACCGCCATACCAAGCAGGGTAGGCAAGAGCTGTGCCTTGATGAGGTGATCCGGCTGAGATGTATTTATAAATTTTATTATCGTTATTGTTTTCAATATAAGCCCTTCCAACCAGTCCTCCCATGCTATGTCCGACGAAATTGATTTTCTCATTTTCTAGTAGTTGCAGGTTGTTGAGGAGATTATCAATTTCTTGATTGTGGGAGGGTATATTTTTTCTCCAGTCATAGTAGAAAGGATAAACAGTAAAGCCGTTATCTTGAAGTGACGAGATTAAAGGTTGGTAAATATCTTCTGCAAAAGGTGCCATAGTCCAATTACCAGAATAGTTATCCAATTTGCAGTTTAAAATTGCATCTGTGTTCCAGCTCGCTCCCATTCCCGGTGCGAGAATGACTTTGGTTGGAGGAGGTGTTGGTGTAGGAGTAGGTGTGAGAGTGGGGGTAGGGATGGGGGTAGAAGTGGTGGTTGGTGTGGGAGTTTCAGTTTTTATTTTTTGGACTAGGACATTGTCAAATGTAGTAGTGTTAGGGGTTTGAGGCCACACCAAAAGTCCTACAGCTCCTTCATAGAAAGGAGTGTTTGTTGAAGTTTTCTTATCAATGTAATCTATTAGAAGGTTATTATCAACGTATACTTTAATTGATACATCCTCTGTTATGTTTAAGACCTCAATCCGTATGTTGTAGTAGACATTTGGATAATTCTCAATTTTAGATGTTGCTAGGATTGACCCATAGTTGCTTTTTAGATCTGGTGATTTGAACAAAACTATATCATTCCCATCTGAGGTGGCGTAATGGCTTCTTAGGTCTACTTCATAAGCTGATCTTGTTTCCTTATTAAAATAGAAGAAAATTGTTTTGTCTACATTGTCTATTCCTTTTATTTTTACTGAGAAGCTGTAGTTTTTCCAACTGCTGTCTCCATTGTATGTATAGGAGTTTCTCCTTGTATTTCCACTTGGGGAAGCTGTTCCTACATATTCGCCATTATCTACATACCAATCTCCATTAAATATTTCCTCAGTCCAATCATTTGAATTACCATCATTAAAATCGTCATAGAGTAATATACTGCTTTCTCCGTGTATACTGTTTGTGGGGTTAAAAAGAGGGAGAATCACGGTTGCAATTAGTATGAAGAGGATGGGTTTTAATAAGGTAATTATATTTTTGTTACAGGATTTTGTTCTTTTCGGTGGGTGAGAAATACCAGAAGTTGTTATCATTTGATTGAAATTAAGTATAATTTAATAATAAAACTACAATATTATTATTTGTCAATAGTCATTACTAGGTAAATGAAAGTTTTGATGATAACTAAATATTTTTTTCCTCACGTCGGAGGGGTGGAAAGACATGTCCAAATGGTTTGTGATGAGCTGAGCAGACGAGGAATAAAATTTACTGTTTTGACAGAAAAGTTTAGTAAAGATTTGAAATCAATTGATATTCAAGATAAGGTGAAAGTAGTTCGTTTTAATTATCCGCCGGTGAAGTTTGTTGGTATTATTTATATCTGGTTGTGGTTAATAAAGAATTCATACTTGATTAAGGAGACCGATTTAGTTCATATACATGATGTTTTTATTTGGTATTTACCATTGAGATTTTTGTTCCCCCGAAAGCCTGTTTATATAACCTTCCATGGTTATCCGTCCTTTCCGTTGAGCAGGAAAGCCGTTTTCTATCAGAGAATAGCTGAGAGACTTACTAAGGGCAATATTTGTGTTGGAGATTTTATTGGAAAGTGGTTTGGGACAACCCCAACCATAGTTACTTATGGGGGTATTGATATAAGGAAATCTTTGGATAGTAAATTTACTCTTAATAGTTCTAAGATTGCTTTTGTTGGTCGGCTAAGTAAGCAAGTTGGGACATTAGTTTTTAAGAGAATGGTTGATATCTTAAAAGAAAGAAAGATAAGTCTTGAAGCTGTGGCTGTGGGAGATGGAGATCTCAGGAATGAGCTGACAAATGATGGAATAAAATGCAGAGGTTTTGTCTCAGACCCTTACCCTTTTATTAGGAGATCAACATTTGTTTTTGCAACTGGCTATTTGTCAATATTGGAAGCTTTTTCTTGTAGAAAATTGGTTTTTGTTGCTTTCGAAGACCCTCTTAGAGAAGATTATCTTAAGATGACGCCGTTTTCTAAGTGGATGGTTATTAGTAATGATCCTGAAGAATTAGCTGATAAGGTTGAATATTATATTAA comes from Patescibacteria group bacterium and encodes:
- a CDS encoding guanosine monophosphate reductase, whose translation is MLNFFRNKEEIPIGLSYDDVLLVPQHSKINSRQEVNLTVKITPRVTLNLPLISVNMTDVTGVKMAVALGKLGGIGFLPRFTTIEEEANMVKQVKNAGVKVGAAVGIKEGELERAKALVEAGADIITIDVAHGAMQKAIETTRTLKRLYGKKVDIVSGVVATYKATADLFKAGADSVRVGVGPGTICTTRITTGVGVPQITALLEASKAAKKFKKTILCDGGTKNPGDIVKGLATGASAVIIGSQFAGCDESEGQIVIKDNKKYKTYNASTSLAEKEKHSQKINTSPNYLKHIEGIESLVPYRGPLSEVVSYLEASLRAGFSYLGAINIQELWEKAKFIRVTPLGQRESNYHDVIANSNNQFPS
- a CDS encoding glycosyl transferase, with protein sequence MITKYFFPHVGGVERHVQMVCDELSRRGIKFTVLTEKFSKDLKSIDIQDKVKVVRFNYPPVKFVGIIYIWLWLIKNSYLIKETDLVHIHDVFIWYLPLRFLFPRKPVYITFHGYPSFPLSRKAVFYQRIAERLTKGNICVGDFIGKWFGTTPTIVTYGGIDIRKSLDSKFTLNSSKIAFVGRLSKQVGTLVFKRMVDILKERKISLEAVAVGDGDLRNELTNDGIKCRGFVSDPYPFIRRSTFVFATGYLSILEAFSCRKLVFVAFEDPLREDYLKMTPFSKWMVISNDPEELADKVEYYIKNPKKAQKKIDAAYRWVKKQTWSKMADNYEKLWGLR